cttaaattgactttttatGCCATCATCTCTGCAGCTCAGCGCGTGCCATAAAAATTCACTTAACGCCGCAACTCCCACGCACACAATTCACAACGCGCAgcctcactctcactctctacaCATTaatcccctctctctctctttccgcTCGCTTGCAAAGCTCAGCTCACATAAAGTGCCTTTTGTTATGCACACCTTTCGAATTCGCCAGCAACTTGCTGTGTCGCCCAATTCGccgcacaacaaaaatgtcaCCAACAATGAAATTCAAAACCAAACTGTAAATCATCCGCAAAATTAAGTTGTTTGCGCAGTCGCATTCcctgtttgcttgttgttgttgttgttgttgctgctgctgcgtgaCAGTTGATATTTCTCCAAAAATGCTCTCAATTTGTTACAGTCAAAATTGCTACTCAAAGGTGACCAGGGGTGCAGAGaagtaagaaatataaataattaaatatttaggaaAATAATTCCATAgtttttaacaattaaatcaCGCATTCTGCTGCTATCAATAATTGTaatcaattaaattctaacataataatttcaatttcactgcAGCCCTAGCTTTGCACTTCATGCACTAACGTACGCTTCACTAAGTAgaagagagcaaaagagagtgAACGAGTGCATTGCATTTACTCCACGGACATCTTtggcgcacacacaaataccATTGCAAGTCTGCGTGCGTGAGCAAAGCTTAGCTGCAGCTGCGACATTCACAGTGGGCGTTAATTGATTTCGTTAAGCTGCCGCTTTATGTATAACTATTTTCTCCTCTAATACTtgtattacattaaaaatattaataacgaGGTCGCAAATGTCAATATTCAACAAGCACTGTGCACATGTGATCCACTCGTATTCAAACGTTAtgatcatcgtcatcatcatcatcgtggtCGTAATTATTGGTGTATCGCATATTTTGGCGTCTCGCACTGTCCTCATGCTCAACATGACAGACACTTTTAACACCTACGCgacgctgtcgacgtcgctgtctGCGTCGTTGGCGTCGCTGCACTTCaagcaaaagttaaaaaaGCCTCCGACGTCGCCAAGGTGTCAATTTGCGCCGTTGGCATGCCAGCGCACACTCACActaacacacagacacactcactcacacgtgctcatatatgtatgtgtgtgtgtgtgtttgccttgtCTTTGTGTggattcttttttgttgctgtgttttgcgcgtcgtttgttttttttcttcttctgtatgcaaatttaatggcTAAattagacagagagagaaaaaatacACAGAAAAACGTTGAGGTTTCGGCCCGGTATGGGCATCTATTAGGCGGTGATTATGGGCCCAGATTGCTTTCAagcataatttgcataatgaaTTTAATGCGATTGTAATGCCAGCAATTGTCGCTCTCCACCCTTCCCATCGCCCCCTTCCACCACGACCACCACGATCTTGATCGTCGCCTTCATTAATTGAGTAATTAATGCCAACGCCCACGGCCCATTATAGCGACAGCGCAGtcagcagaggcagcaacaacggctGATAACGAGCTAATCAAGAGCTGCAGATCTGGTTAAGAGAGTGGAATGGATGGGAGGGGGGGAAGACCACCTACCTGGCAAccatttgatttgaaattaaaagcgaGCGttgtgtataatttaaatgtttattaaattatgtattttatttatgaacatTTCATCCACTTCTCAGCTGCTTCTCCTCTTCTGCTTCTACATCTACATACTTCtccgtcttcttcttcttcttcttcttattgttgctttatttatgttaCAAAAACACGCAGCGCAGTGCGATTGAAACCCAAAAGCCCTTTTCGCCATATTCGCCATGTTCcagcttcgcttcgcttcggttcgcttcgaactcgaactcggcTCGTGTTCGTGCTCAGCTTGTTTGAATGTTGGCAAAGGGGGTTGCGGGGATGGGGTGGGGGTAGAGGCGTGGAATCGCGTGCGCCGGCGGGGGGAGACTAGAATATTTTACAACTTAATTGTTTAGCAACTTTAAGCACTAAACTTACACGCTAcgctataaatattaatgttaatattaattataaatattgccCTATGACGGTGATGatgacgtcgcagtcgcagtcgctgccgaCGCCGCAGCCGCCTCCTGCAGCTCCTGAAGTTCCTCCTCCTCGCGCGTCAACGGCACCGTCGAGTGATTGTAGAGTCCCTGCGCCATCAGCTGCAGCGCCAACGGATTCTTGGTGCCGCTCGACTTTTTCAGCTTGGCCCGTTTGTTCTGGAACCAGATCTTGATCTGTGCCTCGTTGAGTCCCAATTCCCCGCTCAGCTGCTGACGTCGCTTCTCCGTCAAATACCGATTCTCATTAAACTCgtgctgagagagagagagagagagggagacagagggAGAGCTCATGAGTTGTTGGTGTGGTGAAAGAGAGCTTTGGGGTGCGGTACTCACCTTTAGACGCGCCAGCTGCGTGCCACTAAATGCGGTGCGAGGTCGTTTATCCTCCGGCACACCGCTGCAACCGGAGCCACCATCCGCATCGGACTTgtcgccgctgccgctgcccgcTGCCCCCGTCGTCGCTGGCTTCTTCGGTTTGCGAGTTCGCGGACCTAGTGGAAAAGTAGAGGAGAAGGTCATAAAAATTCCACGACGCACATAATGGCTACAACATGACTGGACCCCGGTTGTGCTCTTAGGTCAGCCTCCCGGTACAACCTCCCGGTAATAGCTCTCGCTACTGCCTCTTGGATATGCTGCCAACTCATCGCGCACACATAAATCCTGCTGCTCATATATGCAACGCTTTCGGTCAGCAAttaattcacatttaaatGCGTCTCCAGACAACCCCTGGCAACCCCCCAATCCCTCACCAGTCGACAACCCTGCCtgcaaaacaattaaagttttttggGAAATTTGCGCGCGTCATTTTGAAAAGTAATCAACGCAATGACTTTTCACTGTGGCTAATTCCGCGTTCCATCCCCTTGAAAGGACCTCTGCCACCCCCAACCACCGCCCCTCGTTCTTGACGACTGAGAGGACGCTGTCAGTGCTTTGACTCGACTTGAGTTGTCTTCCTTTTAATTAACAGCAAGTCGAACAGACAAGCGCAGAGAATCAACGCCTCAGACATCTCAGCAAACCGCCCACTTTTCCACCTCCCCCACATCCGGTTTGTAAAACTTTTAACAGGGGTTGCGGGGATGTGTATCGAATTCGAGGGAAATACGCAAATACTCGAACAGTCGTTAAAGGGTTTTGCCACAACTTGCCCAAAAGTTGAGCTCATTTCAAGAAATAGTTGCACTGAAATGAAGCAATTATGAGGTTTACTAATGGCCATTTCTTTGGGGGCATCCCGAGGACCCTTAGCAAGTGCCAACACTGACCGCAAGTTGTTGCGGTCCCTGCTAAGGCAGTAAAATATTTCGTAATTTCGGCTATCATTCGTCATAAGGAATAACAGTGGACAGCTTGAGACGGGGTCTGCATTTTGGGAGTCGAATGTCACAGGAGAATGTAAGAGGGGCGGAGAAACACTAGAAAACTGTTCATATGTGTGCGTAGTTCTTTTTTAAGGAGCAGGCGAAAGAAAGTTGGAAGAAGGGAGGAACACTCTAACAGCAAAGTTTTAGAGAACTATTTAATATAGTTTAGCAGCCTGACGAGATAACTATCCATCTGATTTGTAAGTATATCAGATACCAAACGGAATAGATTTCTTCTGCAATGAAATTGGGGaacttaattataaaaagttaGATTAAGTCTTTGCAAAAAACTAAACCCTCCACTTAGggaacaataatattatataatatgttacaTTTTCTGACTTTTCTTGTAAGAATTTAACTCGATTTCCTCTGCAATGAAATTAGGGAacttaattatgaaattaattaaacagtTCCAAAGAAATAAGCAATCCTCTTAGGGATTAATAACATGGTTCATtacattcatttttgtttaataaatgtgATGAGGATTTTTCTTAAACTAATTAAGAACTCTTTTTCTAAGAACCTGTATTACAAAAAGATTTTTAGAAGCAGTGTACTTTAAGAAATCCCTTAGTTTACATTACCCTTGCAAACTTTCTTAAAGACATTTTACTCCTACTTCACAGTTTCACTTTTTTCGTATACTTATTGTGATTTTTAGTCCAATTCAGTTTGTACTTACTTCGACCTGCAACGAGAAAGAATGAGAAAACGAGAAAAACGTTATTAAATTGGTTTTTAGTTAGGTTTTTCGTGTT
This is a stretch of genomic DNA from Drosophila albomicans strain 15112-1751.03 chromosome 3, ASM965048v2, whole genome shotgun sequence. It encodes these proteins:
- the LOC127565001 gene encoding homeobox protein E60-like, producing MTFSSTFPLGPRTRKPKKPATTGAAGSGSGDKSDADGGSGCSGVPEDKRPRTAFSGTQLARLKHEFNENRYLTEKRRQQLSGELGLNEAQIKIWFQNKRAKLKKSSGTKNPLALQLMAQGLYNHSTVPLTREEEELQELQEAAAASAATATATSSSPS